The Syntrophus gentianae genome contains the following window.
AAGAGGCAGTTGAGGGCGGAAAAGGAATAGTCCCGCTGAATGACGGAAACGGTGTTCAGAAACGCCTCCCTCAGAAAAGGCGAGGGATCGCTCATGAGACGGAGGAAAAAGACTTCGGTATCCAGGGCGTCCTCTGCAAGGCCCGGAACGGTTATGCCGGGAATCAATCCCTGGTAATTATAGATCGTGCCGTTATGGGCAAAGACAGTGTTTTTGTGCTGGAAGGGGTGGGCGTGCCGGGTTGTGGCGGAATTGCTCCAGGCGGACTTGCGCAGATGGAGGATCAGAACGGGACATTCCCCAACTTCCCTGAGAAGACTCAGGACCTGGTCCCTCTCTTCAAGAAGATTTCTGCCGCTTTTATGAACCTCCCATCGGCCGTTGAGATGAAGGGCCATTCCCCAGCCATCCCCGTGTCCGGGGGGATCACCGGCCATCACGTTGCCGGTACGGGCGAGATCGCAGAAGCTGTCGATGATCTGCCGATGCGTTGCGAAGTCGAAATTCGTTATGCCGAGCAGTCTGCACATTTCAAAAAAACCAACTCACGACAAGGATCGCGACCACGATCCCGATAAAATCGGCAACGAGGCACACCGGCACCAGGTAGCGTGTCTTCCGGATGCTCACCGCACCCAGATAAACGGCCAGGACATAAAATGTGGTCTCCGCACTCCCCATGATGACGGCGGTCATCCGGGTAGCCGTCGAGTCCGGCCCGGTGGTTTTGACAATATCGGTAAACAGGGCCGTCGATGCGCTGCCGGAGAGGGGTTTGACAATGGCCATGGAGATGACTTCGATGGGGAGATCGAGGAAAGCGAAAAGGCCGAAAAACAGATTCCGGAGGCAGTCAAAAGCGCCGGATGCCTGAAAGCCTTTGATAGCGACGAAGATTGCCAGCAGATAGGGAAAGATGTTCAGCACAATTCCCGGACCTTCTTTTGCCCCGGTAACAAAGGAATCGTAAACGCGGACCTTCTTGAACGTTCCATAGAGGATCGTAAAGAGAAGAAAGAGGGGGATGATCAGAAGGGATATCGTGCTGAATTGCCGGATCATTTAAGGATCTTCCTGAAAGAGAATAGAATTGTCAGCGCGGTGACGGCTGAAACGAGGGTGGCGATCAGGACCGGCAGGACGATCCCGGCCGGATTTTCGGCGCCGTAAGCGGCGAGAATCCCGATGACGGAAAAGGGGATCAGCTGGATACTGGCGGTATTGAGGATAATAAAGATCATCATTTCAAAGGTGATGGTCCCCTTGTCTTCGTTCAGGGAGTCGAGCTCCTGCATAGCCTTGATCCCCAGCGGGGTGGCCGCGTTGCCCAGGCCGAAGAGGTTTGCCAGGACATTGAGGGTGATCGCCGTAAGCGAAGGGTGATCGTCGGGGATGTTTTTGAAGAGCCGGGATAGAATCGGCCGGAATAAATGGGCGATCCGGTAGATCAGCCCGGAGTCTTCCAGGATGCGCGTGATCCCCAGCCAGACCGAGATGATGCCCAGCAGGAACAGGGAGATCTCCACCGCCGATTTGGCGCCGTCGAAAAGGGCCTGGGTAAAGGCTTCCAGCCTGCCTGTAAAGACGGCAAAGACGATGCTGACGGAAAGGAGGATCAGCCAGAGGACGTTCATGGAATGCCCCCCGGCAGGGACATCTCTTGAATGAAAAGACGCTTCCGATCCGTATCCAGCTCCACCAAAGCGCCGACGGGCAGAGTCATCTTGTTGTCCCCATGGCCGATATAAGAGCACGAAACCACGGGAAATTTTATTTCCATCTGCGAGGCGATCATCTCATAAACCTGCCTGCTTCTGATCCCACGGAAATCGCCGAGGAGAATCGCCTGGACATCCCGAAACTTGCCGGCAAGAATCCACTGGGTCAGGCAGCGGTCGACCGAATGGCTCTTTTCATCCACATCTTCCAGAAAAAGAATCGAGTGCTCCGTATCGATCTCCCAGTCTGTCCCCATCAGGGCGCTCAGGGTCATGAGATTGCCGCCCTTGAGAATGCCCCGGGCAATGCCGGGGTGAAAGACTTTTACCGGCGCGCCCTTGAACAGGTTTTTTTCCGGGAAGCCGCTAACGGCGTTTAGAAAGGACTTCAACGTAAAGGGGGTTGGCGCACTGAGATTCTTCACCATCGGGGCATGGAAGGTGACCAGTCCGGTCCGTTCGAAAATGGGGTTGAGCAAGGCGCTTACGTCACTGAAACCGGCAAAGAATCTGGGATGCTCGCGAATCAGATCGAAATCGATGAAGGGCAGGGATTTCATGGCGCCATAGCCGCCCCGCTGAGCCAGGATCATCTCGACATCCGGGTCGGAAAAGGCCCGGTGGATCTGAGCCGCTTTTTCCTGCGGCGAGGACAGGGCTGTGGGAAATTCCGGATTTAAGACATTGAACCCCAACTTGAAGAGCGATTGCGTCCCGCCGGAAAAATCGCGTTTCTTTCTGATCAGAGAGCTGGGCGTTATGAGAAAGACATTTTTCATGGCAGGTCTCGAAAATTCATTCCGATGCCCCCCGCAGGGATTCCTCGATTCCATCACAGAGCAGCTTCGACATGGCTTCCCGTGTCTCGACCGTCGCGGACCCCAGGTG
Protein-coding sequences here:
- a CDS encoding nucleoside recognition domain-containing protein, yielding MNVLWLILLSVSIVFAVFTGRLEAFTQALFDGAKSAVEISLFLLGIISVWLGITRILEDSGLIYRIAHLFRPILSRLFKNIPDDHPSLTAITLNVLANLFGLGNAATPLGIKAMQELDSLNEDKGTITFEMMIFIILNTASIQLIPFSVIGILAAYGAENPAGIVLPVLIATLVSAVTALTILFSFRKILK
- a CDS encoding S66 peptidase family protein; protein product: MKNVFLITPSSLIRKKRDFSGGTQSLFKLGFNVLNPEFPTALSSPQEKAAQIHRAFSDPDVEMILAQRGGYGAMKSLPFIDFDLIREHPRFFAGFSDVSALLNPIFERTGLVTFHAPMVKNLSAPTPFTLKSFLNAVSGFPEKNLFKGAPVKVFHPGIARGILKGGNLMTLSALMGTDWEIDTEHSILFLEDVDEKSHSVDRCLTQWILAGKFRDVQAILLGDFRGIRSRQVYEMIASQMEIKFPVVSCSYIGHGDNKMTLPVGALVELDTDRKRLFIQEMSLPGGIP
- a CDS encoding class II glutamine amidotransferase, which gives rise to MCRLLGITNFDFATHRQIIDSFCDLARTGNVMAGDPPGHGDGWGMALHLNGRWEVHKSGRNLLEERDQVLSLLREVGECPVLILHLRKSAWSNSATTRHAHPFQHKNTVFAHNGTIYNYQGLIPGITVPGLAEDALDTEVFFLRLMSDPSPFLREAFLNTVSVIQRDYSFSALNCLFSDGRKLFAYRDYTKEPEYYSLFKASDKSSWFISSQPLTENFFWKLMKKKELLVV
- a CDS encoding spore maturation protein; its protein translation is MIRQFSTISLLIIPLFLLFTILYGTFKKVRVYDSFVTGAKEGPGIVLNIFPYLLAIFVAIKGFQASGAFDCLRNLFFGLFAFLDLPIEVISMAIVKPLSGSASTALFTDIVKTTGPDSTATRMTAVIMGSAETTFYVLAVYLGAVSIRKTRYLVPVCLVADFIGIVVAILVVSWFF